One Methylocystis iwaonis genomic window, CATATAGTGTTCGAGCGTCATCGGCCCTTCATGGGCGATCAACGCGGCGATTTCCTGTTTCAGCGCGGTCATGCGAGCGCGCTCCGGCGGCGCAGCGAGAAGATGAGAAGGACCGCGCCGATGACGACGAGCGGCAGCGACAGGGTCATGCCCATGGTGAGGCCATTGGGCAGCGCCTCCTGCACAGGGTCCGGCTCGCGGAAGAACTCGCAGAAGATGCGCGCGGCGCCATATCCGAGGCCGAAAAGCCCCGTTACGAGTCCCGGCCGCCTTAAGGCGCCGCCGCGCGCGGCCAGCCAGAGAAGGATGAACAGCGCGACGCCTTCGAGCCCCGCTTCATAAAGCTGGCTCGGATGGCGGGGCATGTCGCCAGCGCCCGGAAAAACCATGGCCCAGGGAACGTCGCTGGGCCGTCCCCACATCTCTGGCTTGATGAAATTGGCGAGCCGACCGAAGAACAGGCCGATCGGCGCGACGGCCGCGCAAATATCCGAGATGGTGAGGAAGGGCAGGGCGCGCGCGCGGGCGAACAGCCACATGCCGATGATGCAGCCGATGAGCCCGCCGTGAAAGGCCATGCCGCCCTTCCAGGTTTGGAAGATCTCCAGCGGGTGGGCGAGGTAAAAGGATGGATCGTAGATCAGCACATGGCCGAGCCGCCCGCCGATGATGATCCCGAGCGCGGCGTTGACCAGAAGATCGTCCACGCCCTCGCGCGTCGGCCGAGGCTGGTTCGCAGCCCAGAGCCGCTCGTTGGAGACGAGCGCGCGCAGCCCCATCCAGCCGAAGATGAAGCCGCCAATATAGGCGAGCGCATACCAGCGGATCGGCAGCGGGCCGAGATGGACGGCGACCGGATCGACGATGGGGAAGGGCAGGAGGAAGAAGGGCATGAAACGGGTCCGGCGCGGCCCGGATGTCGCGCCGCGTTAAGCTTTCTAGCGGCGGCGCGTGAGGATGTCATGTCCCCCGACGCCGTCATTGCGAGCGAAGCGACGCAATCCAGGGCCGAGATGGGGCTCTGGATTGCTTAGTCGCTTCGCGCCTCGCAATGACGAGAAAGCTTTACGCCGCCTTTTGCTGCGTCCCGAAGCGGCCGTAGAAGGTCTCCCCCTTCGCCGCCATGTCGCGCAGAAGCTGCGGCGGCTCGAAGCGGGGGCCGTGCTTGGCGGCGAGCTTGTCGCAGAGCGCCACGAATGCCTTCGTTCCCATGCCGTCGATATAGCTCAGCGTGCCGCCGGTGAAGGGCGCAAAGCCAAAGCCCAGGATCGAGCCGACGTCGGCCTCGCGGGGATCGGTGACGACGCCCTCGGCGAGGGTGCGCGCGGCCTCGACTGCCTGCGTCACGAGGAAGCGCTGCTCGAGCTCCTTGACGTCGAGCGTATCGGGATCGAGCTGCGCCTCGGCGAGCGCCGAGAGGCCGGGCCACAGGCTCTTCTTGCCGTCCGGATGGTAGTCGTAGAAGCCCTTGCCGTTTTTGCGGCCGAAGCGGCCTTCTTTTTCGACCATATAGCCGAGTACGCGCTCCTGGGCGGGGTCGATCGCCTTTTCGCCGAGGTCTTTCTTCGTCGCCTGCAAAATCTTCCAGCCGAGATCGAGCGCGACTTCGTCGTTGAGCGACAGGGGGCCCACCGGCATGCCGGCCATGCGCGCGACATTCTCGATCATCGCCGGCGGCACGCCCTCGGTGAGCATGATCTGCCCTTCGCGTACGAAGTTCAGCACGCAGCGATTGGCGTAGAAGCCGCGCGTGTCGTTCACGACGATGGGCGTCTTCTTGATGATGCGGATGAAATCGAGCGCCGTGGCGAGCGCGCGGTCGCCGGTCTTCTTACCCACGATCACTTCGA contains:
- the lgt gene encoding prolipoprotein diacylglyceryl transferase — translated: MPFFLLPFPIVDPVAVHLGPLPIRWYALAYIGGFIFGWMGLRALVSNERLWAANQPRPTREGVDDLLVNAALGIIIGGRLGHVLIYDPSFYLAHPLEIFQTWKGGMAFHGGLIGCIIGMWLFARARALPFLTISDICAAVAPIGLFFGRLANFIKPEMWGRPSDVPWAMVFPGAGDMPRHPSQLYEAGLEGVALFILLWLAARGGALRRPGLVTGLFGLGYGAARIFCEFFREPDPVQEALPNGLTMGMTLSLPLVVIGAVLLIFSLRRRSALA